From Shewanella yunxiaonensis, the proteins below share one genomic window:
- a CDS encoding YciI family protein, with translation MTCFLALFSDKKAESLTTELLQAHVNHLQSLSNRGVLRCCGPFANNQGAMQLLECSDRQTAEQLIKADPFIAAGYYKQFQLQEVIEANAANEWLLQDPQTRQNLIQ, from the coding sequence ATGACGTGTTTTCTGGCGTTATTTTCAGATAAGAAAGCGGAAAGCCTGACCACTGAGTTATTACAGGCGCATGTAAACCATCTACAATCTCTTAGCAACAGGGGCGTATTGCGTTGCTGTGGGCCATTTGCCAACAATCAGGGTGCCATGCAATTACTGGAATGCAGTGACAGGCAAACCGCAGAGCAGCTCATTAAAGCCGATCCTTTCATTGCAGCAGGCTACTACAAGCAATTTCAATTGCAGGAAGTGATTGAAGCCAATGCAGCGAATGAATGGCTGCTGCAAGACCCGCAAACACGCCAAAATCTTATCCAATAA
- a CDS encoding efflux RND transporter periplasmic adaptor subunit, producing the protein MGKLLRITITLAVVVAAIIAGRWVWDHYLYSPWTRDGRVRANIVTIAPDVSGWVKQLDVQDNQNVHQGDMLFAVDDTRYQAALAELQAQLESKKYAWDLATHKYERRKQLTGRELISEEDLETARINTEQAKADYDLVQAELNTARINLQRTAVKAPEDGTIINLTLRQGNYVKQGTAVLSLVQSNSFYVTGYFEETKLPLIHVGQKAKISLMSGGHPLTGTVTSIGKAIADTNVSSNGQLLPEIQQTFNWVRLAQRIPVDIKLDTLPDNVSLSAGMTVSIFLQDK; encoded by the coding sequence ATGGGAAAATTACTGCGCATCACTATCACGTTGGCCGTTGTGGTTGCGGCGATCATCGCCGGTCGCTGGGTGTGGGATCATTACCTGTATTCACCATGGACCCGTGATGGGCGTGTCCGCGCCAATATCGTCACGATTGCGCCAGACGTTTCAGGCTGGGTAAAACAGCTTGATGTTCAGGATAATCAAAACGTCCATCAGGGCGATATGTTGTTTGCGGTGGACGATACCCGCTACCAGGCAGCCTTGGCAGAGCTGCAGGCACAACTTGAAAGTAAAAAATACGCCTGGGATCTGGCAACACATAAATATGAGCGCCGCAAGCAGCTCACTGGACGCGAACTTATCAGTGAAGAGGATCTGGAAACCGCGCGGATCAACACTGAACAGGCAAAAGCCGATTACGATTTAGTGCAGGCTGAACTCAATACTGCGCGGATCAATCTGCAGCGTACGGCCGTTAAAGCCCCAGAAGATGGCACAATCATCAATCTCACCTTGAGACAGGGAAACTACGTAAAGCAGGGAACTGCGGTACTCTCTCTGGTACAGAGTAACTCTTTCTATGTTACCGGATACTTCGAAGAGACTAAGCTGCCGCTAATACATGTGGGTCAAAAAGCCAAAATCAGCTTGATGAGTGGTGGTCATCCCTTAACCGGCACCGTCACCAGCATCGGCAAAGCGATTGCGGATACCAATGTCAGCAGCAACGGCCAGCTACTGCCGGAAATCCAGCAAACCTTTAACTGGGTACGACTGGCACAGCGCATTCCCGTAGATATTAAATTGGATACCCTTCCTGATAATGTAAGTCTCAGTGCCGGTATGACCGTATCGATTTTCCTGCAGGATAAATAA
- a CDS encoding ATP-binding cassette domain-containing protein, giving the protein MLIQNLKYQTASSKLFIEEWHIAAGEHWGVFAGQGQAAELLVGLLSGELTPHKGTIEGLPASVACVSLQQQQKLLDQQIAEDESDMQSGDTVSQILLDNGCDLQTLPELLAITDLTHLKDRGFRLLSTGETRRLMLAKAIAGQPQWLILDEPYAGLDVAHRAALTKLLQTLAKHTQLLLLTSREDELPAFISHMALFDDHQLTQTLSREEWQQHPLLAQMQALSEEKSARMLALLKQQDHANYPNPLVQLNDVRVAYTDSLIFEHVNWTINRGEHWQLRGPNGAGKSTLLGLILGDHPQCYSNDITILGVKRGSGESIWEIKKNIGVVSSSLHLQYRVNCSALEVLLSGYFDSIGLYQKPSALQISNAQTWLEMLEMSDFAKTGFRSLDYGQQRLLLIARALIKQPALLILDEPYQGLDYLNRKLVFHALNRIAASNISQLLYVTHHHEDTLDAVQNFADFVPAGNGSHKLVLTPAAAR; this is encoded by the coding sequence ATGCTTATTCAGAATCTGAAATACCAAACCGCTTCCAGCAAACTGTTTATTGAAGAGTGGCACATTGCCGCGGGTGAACACTGGGGCGTGTTTGCCGGACAAGGCCAGGCAGCCGAACTGCTCGTCGGGCTGCTCAGTGGTGAGTTAACACCACATAAAGGTACGATTGAAGGACTACCCGCCAGCGTGGCTTGTGTGTCGCTGCAACAGCAACAAAAACTATTGGATCAACAGATTGCAGAAGATGAAAGCGACATGCAAAGCGGCGACACTGTATCGCAGATCTTGCTGGATAATGGTTGTGATCTGCAGACACTACCCGAGCTATTAGCGATCACCGACCTAACCCATCTCAAAGATCGTGGTTTTCGCCTGTTATCTACCGGTGAAACCCGGCGCTTAATGCTGGCAAAAGCCATTGCCGGTCAACCGCAATGGTTGATCCTGGATGAGCCTTATGCCGGACTCGACGTTGCCCATCGCGCCGCATTGACCAAACTGTTGCAAACGCTCGCCAAGCATACGCAGTTGCTGCTGCTCACCAGTCGTGAAGATGAACTGCCTGCCTTTATCAGCCATATGGCGTTGTTTGATGACCACCAGCTGACACAAACGCTGAGCCGTGAAGAATGGCAACAGCATCCGTTACTGGCGCAGATGCAGGCGTTATCTGAAGAGAAAAGTGCACGGATGCTGGCGCTGCTAAAGCAGCAAGATCATGCTAATTATCCCAATCCGCTGGTGCAGTTAAATGACGTAAGAGTGGCTTACACCGATTCTCTGATTTTTGAACATGTAAACTGGACGATTAACCGCGGTGAACACTGGCAATTACGCGGTCCCAATGGGGCGGGCAAAAGTACCCTGCTAGGGCTGATCCTGGGTGATCATCCGCAGTGCTACAGCAATGACATCACCATTCTTGGCGTTAAACGCGGTAGCGGGGAAAGCATCTGGGAAATTAAAAAGAATATCGGCGTCGTGTCTTCGTCACTGCATCTGCAATACCGGGTTAACTGCAGCGCCTTAGAAGTCCTACTCTCGGGTTATTTTGATTCCATCGGTCTGTACCAGAAACCCTCTGCGTTACAAATCAGCAATGCGCAAACCTGGCTGGAAATGCTGGAGATGAGTGACTTTGCCAAGACGGGCTTCCGCTCACTGGATTATGGTCAACAACGACTGTTGCTGATCGCCCGGGCGCTGATCAAACAGCCAGCGCTGTTAATCCTTGATGAACCCTATCAGGGGCTGGACTACCTCAACCGCAAGCTGGTGTTTCATGCCCTAAATCGCATCGCCGCCAGTAATATCAGTCAGTTGCTGTATGTCACCCACCATCATGAAGATACACTGGATGCGGTGCAAAACTTTGCTGATTTTGTGCCAGCAGGCAACGGTAGCCATAAGTTAGTACTGACGCCGGCCGCCGCACGCTGA
- a CDS encoding FdhF/YdeP family oxidoreductase: protein MSYKEYSGSAGGWGALKATTEHLLKSENVAKNLMNLLRTNQDHGFDCPGCAWGEKGVPGHFRFCENGAKAVNWEATSKRVDSKFFAEHSVSWLNKQSDYWLEFQGRLSEPVCYNAATDHYEAISWDDAFAFIAQHLNALDNPDQAEFYTSGRASNEAAFLYQLFARRYGTNNFPDCSNMCHEATSVGLAEAIGVGKGTTRIEDFEKADAIFLFGQNPGTNHPRMLETLASAYKRGARIVAFNNLKERGLERFTNPQDPLEMLSNGYTPTTSDYFIPKLGGDMAAVRGMVKVLLARHRDAVASGNTVFDLPFIEQHTQGIDAYLAQVDATSWQQIEQQSGLSQQQITQAADIYQAADSVIVTWAMGVTQHKHSVQTIQELVNLQLLFGQVGKEGAGLCPVRGHSNVQGDRTVGINEKPTAAFLDKMEQVFGFAPPRKPGHGVVAALEALRRGDSKVFIGLGGNLVAAAPDTSRVASAMRGAALTVNIATKLNRTHVNPGQNALILPCLGRTDIDLQAAGPQQITVEDSFSMVHGSAGKVDMRDEDIRSEIAIVAGIAKATLGEHTPVDWQALTDNYDRIRDLIEQVIPGFSQFNQRLNAPGGFYLGNSARERQWHTVSGKAQMLSYPLPDAIVPLPKAKTNGQQIFLLQTMRSHDQYNTTIYGYDDRYRSVFGERNVVFVNPQDMQQLGLNTGDLVDITSLWHDDIARHIYAFKVVPHEIARGNLAAYFPEANALIPLDSFGDRSETPTSKSVAVVIQKSCHAPLLVSTD, encoded by the coding sequence ATGAGTTACAAAGAATATTCGGGCTCTGCCGGTGGTTGGGGGGCGTTGAAAGCCACCACGGAACACCTGCTGAAAAGTGAAAACGTAGCCAAGAATCTGATGAATCTATTACGGACGAATCAGGATCATGGGTTTGATTGTCCAGGCTGTGCCTGGGGTGAAAAAGGAGTGCCCGGTCACTTCCGCTTTTGTGAAAATGGTGCCAAAGCCGTCAACTGGGAAGCCACTTCTAAGCGCGTTGATAGCAAATTTTTTGCAGAACACAGCGTCAGTTGGCTCAATAAACAAAGTGATTATTGGCTGGAATTTCAGGGGCGACTGAGTGAGCCAGTATGTTACAACGCAGCGACAGATCATTATGAGGCGATCAGCTGGGACGACGCTTTTGCATTTATTGCGCAACATCTGAATGCCCTGGATAATCCGGATCAGGCAGAATTTTACACCTCTGGCCGCGCCAGTAATGAGGCTGCCTTCCTGTATCAACTATTTGCCCGCCGCTATGGCACTAATAATTTTCCAGATTGCTCCAATATGTGCCATGAGGCCACCAGTGTCGGACTCGCAGAAGCCATAGGTGTTGGCAAAGGCACTACCCGCATTGAAGATTTTGAAAAGGCCGATGCGATCTTTCTGTTTGGGCAAAATCCCGGCACCAACCATCCACGAATGCTGGAAACGCTCGCAAGTGCCTATAAACGTGGCGCTCGTATTGTTGCTTTTAACAATTTGAAGGAACGTGGTCTGGAGCGGTTTACTAACCCGCAGGACCCGCTGGAGATGCTTAGCAACGGCTATACCCCCACCACCAGTGATTATTTTATTCCTAAACTGGGTGGCGATATGGCGGCTGTGCGCGGCATGGTTAAGGTTTTGCTAGCCCGTCATCGAGACGCGGTGGCTAGCGGTAATACTGTGTTTGATCTGCCTTTTATTGAACAACATACGCAAGGGATTGATGCTTATCTGGCGCAGGTAGATGCCACTTCCTGGCAGCAGATTGAACAACAATCCGGTCTCAGCCAACAGCAGATCACTCAGGCGGCCGATATTTATCAGGCGGCCGACAGCGTGATCGTCACCTGGGCCATGGGCGTGACCCAACACAAACATTCTGTACAAACCATTCAGGAACTGGTGAATCTGCAATTACTGTTTGGTCAGGTAGGAAAAGAAGGCGCGGGATTATGTCCGGTACGGGGTCACTCCAATGTTCAGGGAGACAGAACAGTTGGCATTAATGAGAAACCTACCGCGGCGTTTCTCGACAAAATGGAACAGGTTTTTGGCTTTGCGCCACCACGGAAGCCGGGGCATGGTGTGGTCGCCGCACTGGAAGCGCTGCGCCGCGGTGACAGCAAAGTATTTATTGGTCTTGGTGGCAATCTGGTAGCGGCAGCGCCCGATACCAGCAGAGTGGCTAGCGCCATGCGAGGTGCAGCGCTCACCGTGAATATTGCTACCAAGCTTAACCGAACCCACGTCAATCCGGGGCAAAACGCACTCATTCTCCCCTGTCTAGGTCGGACTGATATCGATCTGCAAGCGGCCGGCCCACAGCAAATTACCGTGGAAGACTCGTTTTCGATGGTGCACGGTTCTGCTGGAAAAGTGGATATGCGAGATGAAGATATCCGTTCCGAAATCGCGATTGTGGCTGGCATAGCGAAAGCAACCTTGGGAGAACACACCCCGGTAGACTGGCAAGCACTGACAGATAACTATGATCGCATCCGCGATCTGATTGAACAGGTGATCCCCGGATTCAGTCAATTTAATCAGCGGCTGAATGCGCCGGGGGGATTTTATCTGGGCAATTCCGCCCGTGAACGCCAGTGGCACACCGTATCCGGTAAAGCCCAGATGTTAAGTTATCCCTTGCCAGACGCCATAGTGCCTCTGCCCAAGGCCAAGACTAACGGCCAGCAAATATTCCTGCTGCAAACCATGCGCTCACACGATCAGTACAACACGACTATCTATGGTTACGATGACCGCTACCGCAGTGTTTTCGGCGAACGCAATGTGGTGTTTGTCAATCCGCAAGACATGCAGCAGTTAGGACTAAACACTGGCGATTTGGTGGATATCACCAGTCTCTGGCACGATGATATTGCGCGGCATATTTATGCCTTTAAAGTTGTCCCCCATGAAATCGCCCGAGGTAATCTGGCAGCCTATTTCCCAGAAGCCAACGCCTTGATCCCACTGGATAGTTTTGGTGATCGCAGTGAAACTCCGACCTCAAAATCGGTGGCAGTAGTGATCCAAAAGAGCTGCCACGCACCATTATTGGTAAGTACTGACTAA
- a CDS encoding FKBP-type peptidyl-prolyl cis-trans isomerase, whose translation MSEKFTTVEQQASYGVGRQLGEQLAANSFDGLDIPAVQAGLADAFAGVESAVSMQELQNAFTEISTRIKRAHEEAAEAASAEGQAFLAENAKREGVVVTDSGLQYEVITEGTGAKPTYDSTVRTHYHGTFTDGKVFDSSVTRGQPAEFPVSGVIAGWTEALQLMPVGSKYKLYVPHHLAYGERGAGAAIPPYSTLVFEVELLDIL comes from the coding sequence ATGTCTGAAAAGTTCACTACAGTTGAACAACAAGCAAGCTACGGTGTGGGCCGCCAGTTAGGGGAACAATTGGCTGCTAACTCTTTTGACGGTCTGGATATTCCAGCCGTACAAGCGGGTTTGGCTGATGCATTTGCTGGCGTGGAAAGCGCTGTTAGCATGCAGGAACTGCAGAATGCCTTTACCGAAATCAGCACTCGCATCAAACGCGCTCATGAAGAGGCTGCCGAAGCCGCTTCAGCTGAAGGACAGGCTTTCCTTGCTGAAAACGCCAAACGTGAAGGCGTAGTAGTGACAGATTCAGGTCTGCAATATGAAGTGATCACTGAAGGTACTGGTGCCAAACCTACCTATGATTCTACCGTTCGTACTCACTACCACGGTACTTTCACTGACGGTAAGGTGTTTGACAGTTCAGTGACTCGTGGTCAGCCTGCAGAGTTTCCAGTGTCTGGTGTGATTGCTGGCTGGACTGAGGCATTACAGCTGATGCCTGTCGGTTCCAAATATAAATTGTATGTGCCTCATCATCTGGCATATGGGGAGCGTGGCGCGGGAGCTGCGATTCCGCCGTACTCGACCTTGGTGTTCGAAGTCGAGTTACTCGATATTTTGTAA
- a CDS encoding M1 family metallopeptidase: MLNWLRATAVFMAGCSTLAVAAPDAQNSSTYNPQTLFAPLSMPSPATAIRSGAGKPGAMFWQNRVDYKLHATIDTDHDTIHGTEVITYTNNSPDALPELWIQLDQNMYRKDSRSTMATEWRRGSFTDGYQLDKVTVRLDGESYDAKFLVDDTRMRVDLSEPLAAKGGKLQLEINYSYQMPGTWGGRTAVTPSEKGKIFEVAQWFPRMAVYDDLHGWNNNPYIGSEFYLEYGTIDYTVTVPWNYWVVGSGKLINPKDVLTKTEQQRLKQAEASDKTVYIRRADEVESADSRPVNHGNLDWHFRMEHTRDVAFAASPAFVIDAARINLPNGKTSLAMSAYPPEAAGAKKWDRSTEYVKGVIEHFSQWYPYPWPVAVNLGGHGAGMEYPGIVFDGMRDHDEFLFWITAHEIGHSWFPMIVGSNERRYAFMDEGFNTFIDVYASDAFNHGEFAPKRDGEYAPKGGNPVDEILPVLADPEAPTLMAPAEATAEKYRHPVPYFKGALGLVLLREQILGPERFDPAFKQYIATWAYKHPSPSDFFRFMESAAGEDLSWWWRGWYLNNWQLDMGITAVKAVDDKKGKGTAVSFISNQKLVMPATLRLQYTDGTSENFRIPVESWMRSGTPTVVLPVTKAVKNATLDPDHKLPDADRSNNSLTL, translated from the coding sequence ATGCTTAATTGGCTCAGGGCAACCGCCGTATTTATGGCGGGCTGTTCGACGTTGGCCGTTGCCGCGCCAGATGCCCAGAACTCTTCTACCTATAACCCTCAAACCCTGTTTGCTCCACTGTCCATGCCAAGTCCGGCGACCGCTATTCGCAGTGGTGCAGGAAAGCCTGGGGCCATGTTCTGGCAAAACCGGGTCGACTATAAACTTCATGCCACTATCGATACTGACCATGACACTATCCATGGTACAGAAGTTATTACCTACACCAACAACAGTCCTGATGCACTGCCAGAACTCTGGATACAGCTGGATCAGAACATGTACCGTAAAGACAGCCGTTCTACCATGGCAACCGAGTGGCGTCGCGGCAGTTTCACTGATGGTTATCAGCTCGATAAAGTTACCGTGCGCCTTGATGGCGAAAGCTACGACGCTAAATTTCTGGTCGATGACACCCGTATGCGAGTCGACTTGAGTGAACCCCTCGCAGCCAAGGGGGGCAAATTGCAACTGGAGATCAACTACAGCTATCAAATGCCCGGTACCTGGGGCGGCCGCACGGCAGTGACCCCTTCAGAAAAAGGTAAAATTTTTGAAGTGGCACAGTGGTTCCCGCGGATGGCGGTCTATGACGATCTTCATGGCTGGAACAACAACCCTTATATCGGCTCTGAATTTTATCTGGAATACGGCACCATTGATTACACCGTAACCGTACCGTGGAATTACTGGGTGGTAGGTTCCGGTAAGCTCATCAACCCGAAAGATGTGCTGACAAAGACCGAGCAACAACGCCTAAAACAAGCCGAAGCAAGCGATAAAACGGTTTATATCCGTCGCGCAGATGAAGTGGAAAGTGCCGACAGCCGTCCAGTTAATCATGGCAATCTTGACTGGCATTTCCGGATGGAACATACCCGTGACGTGGCATTTGCCGCATCGCCTGCGTTTGTCATCGATGCTGCCCGTATCAATCTGCCGAACGGTAAGACCTCATTAGCCATGTCTGCCTACCCACCTGAAGCCGCTGGCGCAAAAAAATGGGACCGTTCGACTGAGTATGTCAAAGGCGTGATTGAGCACTTTTCTCAGTGGTATCCTTATCCTTGGCCGGTAGCTGTCAATCTGGGCGGTCACGGTGCAGGCATGGAATATCCTGGCATTGTGTTTGATGGTATGCGTGATCATGATGAATTCCTGTTTTGGATCACTGCCCATGAAATCGGGCATAGCTGGTTCCCGATGATTGTGGGTTCAAATGAACGTCGCTATGCCTTTATGGATGAAGGTTTTAACACCTTTATCGACGTTTACGCTTCCGACGCGTTTAATCACGGAGAATTTGCGCCAAAACGTGACGGTGAATATGCACCCAAAGGTGGCAATCCCGTGGATGAAATTCTGCCGGTGCTGGCAGATCCTGAAGCACCGACACTGATGGCACCGGCTGAAGCCACTGCCGAGAAATACCGTCATCCGGTTCCCTACTTTAAAGGGGCTTTGGGACTGGTGCTGTTGCGTGAACAGATCCTCGGCCCGGAACGCTTTGACCCGGCATTCAAACAGTACATTGCCACTTGGGCTTACAAACACCCATCCCCTTCAGATTTCTTCCGCTTTATGGAAAGTGCTGCAGGAGAAGATTTGTCCTGGTGGTGGCGCGGTTGGTATCTCAACAACTGGCAATTAGATATGGGGATCACTGCGGTCAAAGCCGTTGATGACAAGAAAGGCAAGGGCACTGCGGTGAGCTTTATCAGCAACCAGAAACTGGTAATGCCAGCCACCTTACGTCTGCAATACACCGATGGCACCAGTGAGAACTTCCGGATCCCCGTTGAAAGCTGGATGCGCTCCGGTACGCCAACCGTGGTGTTACCGGTAACCAAAGCAGTGAAAAACGCTACTTTAGATCCGGATCATAAGTTGCCGGATGCTGATCGCAGCAATAACAGCCTCACGCTGTAA
- a CDS encoding DUF1656 domain-containing protein: MLEELALGGLLFSPLVVFTPLAFVMSFVTRQILHVSGLYQKIWKVAWFEVALYICYLALVVYLFGR, from the coding sequence ATGCTTGAAGAATTAGCGCTCGGAGGACTGCTTTTCAGTCCTTTGGTGGTCTTTACACCGCTGGCTTTTGTGATGTCATTTGTCACCCGCCAGATACTGCATGTATCCGGGCTGTATCAGAAAATCTGGAAAGTCGCCTGGTTTGAAGTGGCTTTATATATCTGTTATTTGGCCCTGGTTGTATATCTGTTCGGGAGATGA
- a CDS encoding lactate/malate family dehydrogenase, giving the protein MNRHVAIIGCGHVGADVAFSLVTQNLVDHLSLFDIKDAKAASEQLELQDMAAHIGSRVHIDHNDEQQLSCADIVIMAVGPSKTETSNRLRELAETSASVATWAPKLQAAGFDGVLINITNPCDVITMSLARRLALPEGRVFGTGTSLDSARMKRVVGKLLDVDPASVDGYVLGEHGESQFVAWSSVRVGGLSFSQWPQAETADCAQMEADIRRGGWDVLSGKGWTSFGIATAAAKLVDAVFSDAHRVYAVSAIDQRFGVHIGQPALIGRCGVIRTIPIPLPAAEAEKYAASATVIATAFQKIC; this is encoded by the coding sequence GTGAATCGTCATGTTGCCATTATTGGCTGTGGTCATGTAGGAGCCGATGTGGCTTTTAGTCTGGTCACCCAGAATCTAGTGGACCATCTAAGTCTGTTCGATATCAAGGATGCTAAAGCCGCAAGTGAGCAGTTAGAACTACAGGATATGGCCGCGCATATTGGCTCCAGAGTCCACATTGATCATAACGATGAACAGCAACTGAGCTGTGCCGATATTGTGATCATGGCTGTTGGCCCAAGCAAAACTGAAACCTCAAATCGTCTGCGTGAGTTGGCTGAAACCTCTGCATCGGTAGCTACCTGGGCGCCAAAATTACAAGCTGCGGGGTTTGACGGGGTACTGATCAACATCACTAATCCTTGTGATGTGATTACCATGAGTCTGGCACGTCGGTTAGCACTGCCTGAAGGGCGAGTCTTCGGTACTGGCACCTCGCTGGATAGTGCCCGTATGAAGCGGGTAGTGGGTAAGCTGCTGGATGTCGACCCAGCTAGTGTGGATGGTTATGTACTGGGCGAACATGGTGAATCGCAATTTGTTGCCTGGAGTAGCGTACGTGTTGGCGGACTATCGTTCAGCCAATGGCCGCAGGCTGAGACCGCAGATTGTGCGCAAATGGAAGCCGACATTCGCCGCGGTGGCTGGGATGTATTGTCGGGTAAAGGCTGGACCAGCTTTGGTATTGCTACTGCAGCGGCAAAATTAGTGGATGCGGTGTTCAGCGATGCGCACCGAGTATATGCGGTTTCAGCCATCGATCAGCGTTTTGGGGTTCATATCGGTCAACCAGCACTCATTGGCCGCTGCGGTGTGATCCGGACTATTCCTATTCCGCTTCCCGCGGCGGAAGCTGAAAAATATGCCGCATCTGCAACAGTGATTGCGACTGCATTCCAGAAAATCTGCTGA
- a CDS encoding FUSC family protein: MTLSPVQSVFLTPDKRTLIFAIKGIISMTLALYAAMYLNLDRPYWALISAVFLQIRPEAGLVIEKGLMQIIGTLIGGAVGIAILQAFAGYPELAILSLALWLGINAGFSAMVRSINFIYAFAMAGITPCLVVLLVMVSPATATSDAIFQVAQSRVSEIILGAICAMLVSLLLWPQTVASGLRQQARIVINQTLDYLAQELAPEGSHEQRHQFIDNILEQLAAFNDDSSAVVYEGPEGPGRGRAANMMCNKVLSLLAVVQIFGRLQRNHPEQLSPALHTMLQELRHSFAQMSASRDYDEAYQLAQQQRRKLIHLRNQLPCGQPLQNRLLKVASELISDLVMVLKAYDALENSTTQMSNALALRPHRDPLVGLTTGFRTAVLFLIGAGIWIGTAASSALMLMILPVIFSMMMARLPLTLLMVVLRRLLVGVAISTPLAIFFALNLLAQSSGDFEILILVMAGPFFIGLMALANRPTLPYGLGLCIPFVILVRPANDMSYAFSIGYTLSNAFAIAVGVTILYWLFKLITGPGIPLMQRRLIQATADDLLEISEHVEQEDWFNARMGDRLLRLANYDKAAADNAREMTDLGLTGLNLGHISVRLRRLLQSVSDQRLEPLLDNWQQALAQAFLASSKGQQYPAFKTSSTALLEAIHEDQLSPEQLEMIEGMFTRVSLTFERTANTMAQKIVNA; encoded by the coding sequence ATGACCCTCTCGCCGGTACAGTCGGTATTTCTCACTCCCGACAAACGCACGCTGATCTTCGCCATCAAAGGCATTATCTCGATGACATTAGCGTTGTATGCGGCGATGTACCTGAATCTGGATCGGCCCTACTGGGCGCTTATCTCAGCGGTGTTTTTGCAGATCCGTCCCGAAGCTGGGCTGGTGATTGAAAAAGGGCTGATGCAGATTATCGGCACCCTAATTGGTGGAGCGGTCGGCATTGCGATTCTGCAAGCCTTTGCGGGTTATCCTGAACTGGCAATATTGTCACTGGCACTGTGGCTGGGGATTAACGCCGGCTTCTCGGCGATGGTCAGATCAATCAACTTTATCTATGCCTTTGCCATGGCCGGTATCACACCATGTTTGGTGGTACTACTGGTAATGGTATCGCCGGCTACCGCAACATCTGATGCTATTTTCCAAGTGGCTCAATCGCGCGTCAGCGAGATTATCCTGGGGGCAATCTGCGCGATGTTAGTCAGCTTGCTGCTGTGGCCACAAACCGTCGCCAGTGGACTACGACAACAAGCAAGAATAGTCATTAACCAAACCCTGGATTATCTGGCACAAGAGTTGGCGCCTGAAGGTTCGCATGAGCAACGTCACCAGTTTATTGACAATATTCTTGAGCAACTCGCCGCCTTTAATGATGACTCAAGCGCTGTGGTATACGAAGGTCCAGAAGGCCCGGGACGCGGCCGTGCGGCCAATATGATGTGCAATAAGGTGTTGTCGCTGTTGGCAGTTGTGCAAATTTTCGGGCGTTTGCAACGTAATCATCCGGAGCAACTATCCCCAGCTTTACACACTATGCTGCAAGAACTGCGGCACAGTTTTGCCCAAATGTCAGCCTCCCGCGATTATGACGAAGCGTATCAGCTTGCACAGCAACAACGCCGTAAATTGATTCACCTGCGTAACCAACTACCGTGCGGTCAGCCATTACAAAACCGATTACTGAAAGTCGCTAGTGAGCTCATTTCAGATTTAGTGATGGTGCTGAAAGCCTATGATGCGCTAGAGAACAGCACGACACAGATGTCAAATGCACTGGCCTTACGTCCGCATCGAGATCCATTGGTTGGCTTAACAACCGGATTTCGTACAGCAGTACTATTCCTGATCGGAGCGGGCATTTGGATCGGTACAGCCGCCAGTTCTGCGTTAATGCTGATGATCCTTCCGGTCATATTTTCGATGATGATGGCGCGACTGCCATTGACGTTACTGATGGTCGTGTTACGCCGACTGTTAGTGGGCGTGGCGATCTCTACGCCATTAGCCATCTTTTTCGCACTGAATTTATTAGCTCAAAGCTCAGGCGATTTCGAGATTCTGATCCTGGTGATGGCCGGACCGTTTTTTATTGGATTGATGGCATTAGCCAATCGCCCAACATTACCCTATGGTTTGGGCTTATGTATTCCGTTTGTGATCCTGGTACGCCCTGCAAACGATATGAGTTATGCCTTTTCCATCGGTTATACCTTAAGCAACGCCTTCGCTATTGCGGTCGGTGTGACTATCTTGTACTGGCTGTTTAAGTTGATCACCGGGCCCGGCATTCCGCTGATGCAACGCCGTTTAATTCAGGCAACGGCAGACGATTTACTCGAGATTTCTGAACATGTAGAGCAGGAAGATTGGTTTAACGCCCGTATGGGAGATCGCTTGTTGCGGCTTGCCAACTATGACAAAGCAGCAGCGGATAATGCCAGGGAAATGACCGATTTAGGACTTACTGGCTTAAATCTTGGCCACATATCGGTGAGACTTAGAAGACTACTGCAAAGTGTCAGCGACCAACGGCTGGAGCCGCTGTTGGATAATTGGCAGCAAGCGCTGGCGCAAGCTTTCCTCGCCAGCAGCAAAGGCCAGCAATATCCCGCTTTTAAAACATCGAGTACCGCGCTGCTAGAAGCGATCCATGAGGATCAGTTATCACCGGAACAGCTGGAGATGATCGAAGGGATGTTTACCCGGGTATCGCTGACCTTTGAACGCACAGCCAATACTATGGCGCAAAAAATCGTAAATGCTTAA